Proteins co-encoded in one Setaria viridis chromosome 9, Setaria_viridis_v4.0, whole genome shotgun sequence genomic window:
- the LOC117838868 gene encoding autophagy-related protein 9, translating into MMSFLLKATNIKRLLKWPLRRESALSTHLLAEIPPEVELSDYRRLPSSYCESPTGLLHGEDLKAELVPDLDIFFERLYEYFCAKGLRCIITKWIIEILNVTFMVCAIGFFFLFVDWDALGHLKCGVEALEVGKKPCDLMNVIKNHPLIPFTYVKMITIGSMVILTTYGIINFVKFFVKLRSTLNVRDFYYNSLKVTDLEIQTISWPKVVEKVVLLQKSQQLCVVKDLSEHDIMMRLMRKENYLIGMVNKGVIAFPIACWLPGVGPTVGSRFHGRKSYLMLPKTLEWTLNWCIFQSMFDSKFCVGKDFLTSPSVLKKRLILMGIAILLLSPCLVIFPLVYMFLRHAEEFYNHPSTASSRRWSNLSRWILREYNEVEHFFRHRMNNCTLHSLNYLKQFPTPLISIVAKFVSFVSGGLAGILLILGFLGESILEGHVFGRNLFWYTVVFGTIATVSRKVVADELQVIDPEGAMTLVVQHTHYMPKRWRGKESSELVRKEFETLFQYTITMLLEEMASIFITPYLLIFVLPKRVNDILCFISEFTVYVDGVGDVCSLSLFDFQRHGNRNYGSPLDSVKDMRSSQGKMEKSLLSFQSTYTSWQPNPDGKQFLCNLQRFKEKQIRKYTFQAMEDSQLRSSIGQSGGSIFHRLLSREVFLGNGIIYNFSPLGLLDTDQRAYPYILDWYYTCHSERLGRDVDSSTHRDEPGEDIWPPLTGSKPLTEIEEEEIWDSNLYERARSHLEASTSSAFFQRATFKRQGREQNSTSCPWWAQASIRRTDPRDSYVEPPHSSFIEPPDFANHYTSDHCSSQHSDWALNTAHPNGPEDSFHEPPNFGNHYVSGYHSSYHSSNVSEGTKELDQRDYRTTSSCSPQAALSKTTYMDDDPDLEQGLSFHFADIPQNDDGNEDKADGHGVTGICSSMPASLHVRIVPRSSDPV; encoded by the exons ATGATGTCCTTCCTTCTGAAGGCCACAAATATTAAAAGATTATTGAAGTGGCCATTGAGAAGAGAATCAGCACTTTCAACACATCTACTTGCTGAAATTCCACCTGAGGTAGAGTTATCGGACTACCGGAGACTGCCAAGCTCTTATTGTGAGAGCCCAACAGGACTTCTCCATGGGGAGGACTTAAAGGCTGAGCTAGTTCCTGACTTGGATATTTTTTTTGAGCGTCTGTACGAATATTTCTGTGCAAAGGGTTTAAGATGCATCATCACCAAATGGATAATCGAGATCCTTAATGTTACATTTATGGTATGCGCCATTggttttttcttcttgtttgtTGATTGGGATGCACTTGGCCATTTGAAATGTGGAGTGGAAGCACTTGAGGTAGGGAAGAAACCATGTGACCTAATGAATGTCATCAAGAATCACCCATTGATTCCGTTCACATATGTGAAGATGATCACTATTGGATCAATGGTTATATTGACGACGTATGGAATTATTAACTTTGTCAAGTTCTTTGTAAAATTGAGAAGCACACTGAACGTTCGTGACTTCTACTATAACAG CCTTAAGGTCACGGATCTGGAGATTCAAACTATATCATGGCCCAAAGTAGTTGAGAAGGTTGTCCTCCTCCAGAAGTCACAACAACTTTGCGTTGTTAAGGATCTTTCAGAGCATGATATCATGATGAGATTAATGCGCAAAGAGAACTACTTGATCGGGATGGTTAATAAAGGCGTCATTGCATTTCCGATCGCCTGTTGGCTGCCTGGAGTTGGTCCAACTGTCGGTTCTCGTTTCCATGGGAGGAAAAGCTATCTGATGCTTCCAAAGACGCTAGAGTGGACATTGAATTGGTGCATCTTTCAGAGCATGTTTGATAG TAAATTTTGTGTCGGAAAAGACTTCCTAACAAGCCCATCTGTTTTGAAAAAGAGACTTATACTTATGGGCATTGCAATACTTTTGCTGTCGCCCTGCCTTGTCATCTTTCCATTGGTATATATGTTTCTGAGACATGCTGAAGAATTCTACAATCACCCCAGTACAGCATCATCTCGAAGATGGTCGAATTTATCAAGGTGGATTTTGCGTGAGTACAATGAG GTTGAGCATTTCTTCAGACACAGGATGAACAATTGCACTCTCCACTCTTTGAATTACTTGAAGCAGTTTCCAACTCCATTAATATCTATTGTTGCAAAATTTGTTTCGTTTGTATCTGGTGGCTTGGCTGGAATCCTTCTCATCCTTGGATTCCTGGGTGAATCTATCCTTGAGGgccat GTTTTCGGACGGAATCTTTTCTGGTATACTGTTGTTTTTGGAACCATAGCAACTGTAAGTCGGAAAGTTGTGGCAGATGAGCTTCAAGTGATTGACCCAGAAGGAGCCATGACCCTTGTTGTCCAACATACACACTACATGCCAAAAAGATGGCGTGGTAAAGAGAGCAGTGAACTTGTGCGAAAAGAATTTGAAACTCTGTTTCAG TATACCATAACAATGCTTTTGGAAGAGATGGCCTCGATATTCATCACTCCTTACTTGCTCATATTTGTGCTACCAAAG CGTGTCAATGATATTTTGTGCTTCATTTCGGAATTTACAGTTTACGTAGATGGAGTGGGTGATGTATGCAG CTTAAGTTTGTTTGACTTCCAAAGACATGGAAATAGAAACTATGGTTCACCACTTGATTCAGTAAAAGATATGAGGAGCTCCCAAGGGAAAATGGAGAAATCATTATTAAG tTTCCAAAGCACATATACATCATGGCAGCCAAATCCAGATGGCAAGCAGTTTTTGTGCAATCTCCAGAGATTCAAGGAAAAGCAAATTCGTAAATATACTTTTCAAGCAATGGAAGATTCACAACTTCGGTCAAGTATTGGTCAAAGTGGTGGCAGCATTTTCCATAGGCTGCTTTCCAGAGAGGTTTTTCTAGGCAATGGGATTATTTATAACTTTAGTCCATTAGGACTGCTTGACACAGATCAAAGAGCTTATCCATATATTCTGGACTGGTATTACACGTGTCACTCTGAACGCTTAGGCAGAGATGTGGACTCATCTACCCACCGCGATGAACCAGGGGAGGATATATGGCCACCTCTGACTGGGAGCAAGCCATTAACTGAGATTGAAGAGGAGGAAATCTGGGATTCTAATCTATATGAAAGAGCTCGAAGCCACTTGGAGGCATCAACATCAAGCGCGTTCTTTCAGCGTGCCACCTTCAAGCGCCAGGGCAGGGAACAAAATTCTACAAGCTGCCCTTGGTGGGCCCAGGCCTCTATACGCCGAACTGATCCACGAGACAGTTATGTTGAGCCTCCTCACAGCAGCTTTATTGAACCTCCAGACTTTGCAAATCACTACACATCTGACCATTGTTCTAGCCAGCACAGTGATTGGGCACTGAACACTGCACATCCTAATGGTCCAGAAGACAGTTTCCATGAGCCTCCGAACTTTGGAAATCATTATGTGTCTGGCTATCATTCAAGCTATCACAGCAGCAATGTGTCGGAGGGCACCAAAGAGCTAGATCAAAGAGATTACAGAACCACCAGTAGTTGCAGCCCCCAGGCCGCCCTCTCCAAGACAACGTACATGGATGATGACCCCGACCTGGAGCAGGGCCTGAGTTTCCATTTTGCTGATATCCCACAGAACGATGATGGAAACGAAGACAAAGCTGATGGCCATGGCGTAACCGGTATTTGTAGCTCTATGCCAGCCAGCCTCCATGTACGGATCGTACCTCGAAGCAGTGACCCAGTTTAA